The following is a genomic window from Salarias fasciatus chromosome 10, fSalaFa1.1, whole genome shotgun sequence.
ACTTATCCTGATCCTCTACCATCGAGCCAAAGGAACTCTACCGCTGCCTGTTCCACTCATGTCTCACATGCTTCTGGACTTCTTCGTTCTCATTCTTCCCCTCGTCTTGTCATGCACTGTTTTGAGCAGTGTTCTTCACCTTGTCATCATGGGTCTgactttattttcctcctgctTGTTATGCTACGTCTACCGTGCCAGCAGACACAGCTCTAAACAGCACCCACAGAGCACTGTCAGCACCTTTCTTCAGAGTCACGTTGAGGCAGACCAGGTTCCATTCGTCACCCTGTTTAGAGTTTTTGTGAACGTGAAGACGGCAATCAGTATCCTTGCCGTAGACTTCGCCGTTTTTCCAAGGCGATATGCAAAAACTGAAACCTACGGGACAGGGGTTATGGACTTTGGAGTTGGAGCATTTATCTTTGCGAATGCCCTCGTGTGTCCAGAGGCTAGGGGAAAAAACATCTCAGGATCCAAGATGAGCTATGTCCTGAAGCAGCTCCTCTCCGTCTGGCCCCTGATTGCTCTTGGTATAGGAAGGTTAGTTAGTGTCAAAATGAGTGGATACCATGAGCATGTGTCAGAGTATGGCGTccattggaatttttttttcacacttgcCATTGTCCGAGTTGTTGCCTCCATGCTTTTGGCTGTTTTACCCGCTAACCATTCGTGGATTTTTGCTCTCATCATCAGTGGATTGTATCAGTTCACTTTGGAGACGTCGGAGCTCAAAGCTTTCCTCATCCACAACAATGACCGAGAAAAGGGATTTCTGCACGCTAACAAGGAGGGGATATTCTCTGTAGTCGGTTTTGTTGCCATTTACCTGACAGGAGTTCGTATCGGACTTTATGTGATGCAGCCAAGGTCCCAGGTCAGAGATTGGCTCAAAAGCCTTTTCAGCCTGTTGATGGGAAGCCTGGTCCTGTACACTGCTCTTTGGATGTGCCAAACCCTCGTGGAACCTGTATCTCGACGCCTGGCTAATTCATCTTTCTGCCTGTGGAGCGTTGCacagtctttgtttttcatgtccTGCCTTGGTATAGCTGATATGGTTTTACTATTTTCTAAAAAAGCATCAGATTGTCACTTTGTGCCGTCATCTTGGAGTCTGTGTAAAAAACAGTCCGACTCTGGCAAAGTGTCCAACTTAAAGAGAGATGAAAGAGAAAGATTCTGCCTCATTCAAGCTGTCAGCCGgaatcagctgctgttttttttgcttgcaaACGTAATGACGGGACTGACCAACTCCATAGTAGAcacactcagctgcagcagtccagtttcagtgtgtgttttactgttgtaCATGTTCACTAACTGTTTTGTAATTTatgttttgcatttcagtggAACAACAATAAAATTCTGGTAGGCTTCATGGAACTAAACCTACTGCCtcccaaaataaaaatgaaaaaaaaaaaacagtggttCAATCTTACATTTTacaaagtgtgttttgcaaCAATCAATATGCTTGATAAAACTTTGTATTTTCATGTATTACACTTTGCAGAGAAAGGCAACtattttgattttatgtaaaaaaaaaaaaaaaagattgttctTTTAATTCATGCTTTCACTTGTAAATAACAAGAATAAAAAGCACAATAACgaggtctttttttaaatgtaattttttttctccatgtctCATCAAGAGGAGGGATCACAGGAACCCAATGGTCAGGTGTTATCAGGTCTCTTCTGAATAAAGAATCATTAAATCCTGCTCTTAAAGAGTCGCTGACtaccctgcatgttttcagtgtgttcccACTCCAATTTATCTGAGTCTAACAAATATTGCCAACGATCCAGTCATTACATTCAGATAGGTCAGAGCAGGAAGAACTTGCATATCTATAAAGCCTGCACAGTTTTTACAAAGTTCTTATAAAGCACACAACTTCAACTTGTCTTCGGGGTTGCGGGGCTCTTCAAGGTGATCCCAGCTAATTCTGggtgagggcaggatacacccggacaggtcgccagtctgtcacatACAACCAGACACATTCACCCCTATGCAATTTAAGGTCACCTCtcatgcatatttttggactgttggaggaaaccagagtatcTGTAGGAATCTCGCGTAAACACAGGGGGAACATgacaactccacacagaaatgcctggctggtatttgaacccaggacattctcactgtgaggccagagcaaaccactgctccactacTCCACTCTAGATGCACCACTGGAAATCATCCCAGCTTGGAGCTGttataatgacattttttttcaatgtttcagTGTCCAGTTAATGTAATTCCTGCACAGATGGAGTCAAAGTGAACCAATTGCGAACCAACAGACCCAAAAGCTGAATTTCGAGTCAGTCCTCTTGTAGTTTAGTTGATTTATTcgatgaaaaaaaagatgaaaatagagcTGTAAATCTTTGTCTAGGTTGTCTGTTCCTGGTCTGATGAAAATgtgccctcctctctcccttccAAGTCTTTAGTGGGTAATATTAATGCGTTCACTTAAAAAGAA
Proteins encoded in this region:
- the pigw gene encoding phosphatidylinositol-glycan biosynthesis class W protein gives rise to the protein MAQREVKEAFVSNLNGTSLEEVALGSFLSPICLINRGLILILYHRAKGTLPLPVPLMSHMLLDFFVLILPLVLSCTVLSSVLHLVIMGLTLFSSCLLCYVYRASRHSSKQHPQSTVSTFLQSHVEADQVPFVTLFRVFVNVKTAISILAVDFAVFPRRYAKTETYGTGVMDFGVGAFIFANALVCPEARGKNISGSKMSYVLKQLLSVWPLIALGIGRLVSVKMSGYHEHVSEYGVHWNFFFTLAIVRVVASMLLAVLPANHSWIFALIISGLYQFTLETSELKAFLIHNNDREKGFLHANKEGIFSVVGFVAIYLTGVRIGLYVMQPRSQVRDWLKSLFSLLMGSLVLYTALWMCQTLVEPVSRRLANSSFCLWSVAQSLFFMSCLGIADMVLLFSKKASDCHFVPSSWSLCKKQSDSGKVSNLKRDERERFCLIQAVSRNQLLFFLLANVMTGLTNSIVDTLSCSSPVSVCVLLLYMFTNCFVIYVLHFSGTTIKFW